In the genome of Candidatus Omnitrophota bacterium, one region contains:
- a CDS encoding Asp23/Gls24 family envelope stress response protein, protein MKQEERSDLGMVKIHRNVVASIASLAAQDIEGVKRVGFIRMGFMEFLTSKAASCIKVEFEKNEDVKVQIPLVVKYDYNIADVSSKVQENVRSSLERMTSLFIKEISINVQGVERG, encoded by the coding sequence ATGAAACAGGAAGAACGCTCAGATTTAGGGATGGTCAAGATCCATCGTAATGTTGTGGCGTCCATTGCTTCTTTGGCCGCCCAAGACATAGAGGGGGTAAAGCGGGTGGGGTTTATCCGCATGGGTTTTATGGAATTTCTTACTTCTAAGGCGGCATCTTGCATAAAAGTGGAATTTGAGAAAAATGAAGACGTCAAAGTGCAGATACCATTAGTAGTCAAATATGATTACAATATCGCTGATGTATCGTCTAAGGTGCAGGAAAACGTGCGCTCCAGCTTAGAAAGAATGACCAGTCTTTTTATAAAAGAAATAAGCATAAATGTCCAGGGTGTGGAGAGGGGGTAA
- a CDS encoding 6-phosphofructokinase — MHRIGILTGGGDCPGLNPVIRAVVRKALLEGYEIVGIKNGWKGIIEADIMPLNLDAVSGILPKGGTILGTSRTNPYKKPEDVQKVKDNFKKLQLDALVAIGGEDTLGVASKLFKEGLNIVGVPKTIDNDLSATDYTFGFDTAINIATECIDRLHSTAESHHRIIVAEVMGRHAGWIALESGIAGGADVILIPEIPIDMEQVCQIIKKRHARGKTFSIVVVAEGAHFKQSDMVLQEQKLDSFGHVRLGGIGEILAGEIEKRTGFETRVSVFGHIQRGGSPTAFDRVLGTRFGVKAVQLIQEKKFGRMVALSGIKIIDVALEDAVKALKTVDMELYDIAKVFFG; from the coding sequence ATGCACAGGATAGGTATTCTTACCGGAGGAGGAGATTGTCCGGGTTTAAATCCGGTAATAAGGGCGGTAGTCAGAAAGGCTTTATTAGAGGGCTATGAAATTGTCGGAATCAAAAACGGGTGGAAAGGCATAATTGAGGCTGATATCATGCCGTTAAATTTAGATGCGGTTTCCGGGATCCTGCCCAAGGGCGGGACAATCTTAGGGACAAGCCGTACCAACCCTTATAAAAAACCCGAGGACGTGCAGAAGGTAAAAGATAATTTCAAGAAACTGCAATTAGACGCTTTGGTCGCTATTGGCGGAGAAGATACATTAGGGGTGGCTTCAAAGCTTTTTAAGGAAGGCTTAAACATCGTGGGCGTTCCTAAGACAATAGATAATGATTTGTCTGCCACAGACTATACCTTTGGTTTTGATACCGCGATCAATATCGCTACGGAATGCATTGATCGTTTACACTCAACCGCGGAAAGCCATCATCGTATTATTGTCGCCGAGGTAATGGGCAGGCACGCAGGGTGGATCGCCCTTGAGTCGGGTATTGCCGGAGGAGCGGATGTGATCCTTATCCCTGAAATCCCTATTGATATGGAGCAGGTTTGCCAGATTATTAAAAAACGCCACGCCCGGGGCAAGACTTTTAGTATTGTGGTTGTAGCTGAAGGCGCGCATTTTAAGCAGTCAGATATGGTTTTGCAGGAGCAGAAACTGGATTCTTTTGGCCATGTGCGTTTAGGCGGGATAGGCGAGATCTTAGCCGGCGAGATCGAAAAGAGGACCGGCTTCGAAACCCGGGTAAGCGTGTTCGGGCATATCCAGCGCGGCGGCAGCCCCACAGCGTTTGACCGTGTTTTAGGCACCCGTTTTGGAGTAAAAGCAGTACAGCTTATTCAGGAAAAGAAATTTGGCAGGATGGTAGCTTTGTCCGGGATTAAAATAATCGATGTCGCGCTTGAGGACGCGGTAAAGGCCTTAAAGACTGTGGATATGGAACTTTACGATATCGCTAAAGTATTCTTTGGATAA
- the amaP gene encoding alkaline shock response membrane anchor protein AmaP, with translation MRILSTIGIIFYAVVLIFIGLALIIFSLNVFLPQDINGIFTSLQENVNSRVIIGTAGVVLIVVSFSLAQLILGRYQREKTIAFDTASGEVTVALGAVEDLIKRLVVFLPEIKELRPDVVASKKGISVDLRVVLKSETNIPDMTMRLQEITKSKIQEVLGLDEPVTIRIHIAKISSIEDKDKDRRKHDAQQMPSIPFSGYNRV, from the coding sequence ATGCGCATATTAAGCACTATAGGTATAATCTTTTACGCGGTGGTGTTGATATTTATTGGGTTGGCTTTAATTATCTTTTCCCTTAATGTTTTCCTGCCGCAGGACATAAACGGGATTTTTACCTCTTTGCAGGAAAATGTTAACAGCCGGGTTATTATCGGCACAGCCGGAGTGGTCCTTATTGTAGTTAGCTTCTCGCTGGCCCAGCTTATTTTGGGCAGGTATCAAAGAGAGAAGACAATCGCCTTTGACACTGCATCAGGAGAGGTGACGGTGGCTCTGGGGGCAGTGGAAGATTTAATCAAGAGACTTGTGGTTTTCTTGCCAGAGATAAAAGAATTAAGGCCGGATGTAGTAGCTAGTAAAAAAGGCATATCCGTTGATTTAAGGGTGGTGCTTAAATCCGAAACCAATATCCCGGATATGACTATGCGGCTTCAGGAAATTACCAAAAGTAAGATTCAGGAAGTGTTAGGCCTTGATGAGCCGGTTACCATACGCATACATATAGCCAAGATAAGTTCTATTGAAGATAAAGATAAAGATAGAAGAAAACACGATGCACAGCAAATGCCCTCGATACCTTTTAGCGGGTATAACAGGGTTTAA
- the accC gene encoding acetyl-CoA carboxylase biotin carboxylase subunit — protein sequence MFSKILIANRGEIALRIIRACHEMGIRTVAVYSEADRESLHVRFADEAICIGQAASSTSYLNIPSIISAAEITDVDAIHPGYGFLAENPHFAEVCQSCNIAFIGPTAENIRLMGDKMTARTTMQKAGLPIIPGSPAVIRDKEDALKIAKKIGYPVIIKAAAGGGGKGMRICHNDIRLVASLMTAKKEAEANFGNANVYIEKYLEKPRHIEIQLLADKYGHIVHLGERDCSIQRRHQKLVEESPSPALDAKSRKRLGEMAAKAAKSVGYSNVGTMEFLMDDKQNFYFMEMNTRIQVEHPVTEMVTGIDLIKEQIKSAAGEKLRLQQDDIKITGACIECRINAEDYSNNFMPSPGKIEFLNLPGGPGVRVDTHVYSGYQISPYYDSLAAKLICYGKNRQEALKTMRRALGEFIISPIKTTVDFHQALLDNELFVKGDISTHFVQDKMLKEEKQEE from the coding sequence ATGTTTTCTAAGATTTTGATTGCTAATCGTGGCGAGATCGCCTTAAGAATTATCCGCGCCTGCCATGAAATGGGCATCCGCACTGTCGCGGTATATTCTGAAGCTGACCGTGAATCGCTGCATGTGCGTTTTGCCGACGAAGCGATTTGCATCGGACAGGCCGCCTCAAGCACAAGCTACCTTAATATTCCTTCCATCATAAGCGCTGCAGAGATTACCGATGTTGATGCCATACATCCGGGTTACGGGTTTTTAGCCGAGAATCCGCATTTTGCCGAAGTCTGCCAGTCTTGTAATATTGCTTTTATTGGGCCTACTGCGGAGAATATACGTTTGATGGGCGATAAGATGACCGCGCGTACTACCATGCAAAAAGCCGGACTTCCGATTATTCCGGGAAGCCCCGCGGTTATCCGCGACAAGGAAGATGCCTTAAAAATCGCCAAAAAGATCGGTTACCCGGTAATTATTAAAGCTGCCGCAGGCGGCGGCGGCAAAGGCATGCGTATTTGCCATAATGATATTCGTTTAGTGGCAAGTTTAATGACCGCTAAAAAAGAGGCAGAGGCCAATTTCGGCAACGCCAATGTGTATATAGAAAAATATCTTGAAAAGCCCCGGCATATCGAGATTCAGCTTTTAGCGGATAAATATGGGCATATTGTGCATCTGGGCGAGCGTGACTGCAGTATTCAAAGACGCCATCAAAAATTAGTAGAAGAATCTCCTTCGCCGGCCTTGGATGCAAAATCACGCAAGCGCCTGGGAGAAATGGCCGCGAAAGCAGCCAAGTCCGTGGGGTATTCTAATGTCGGGACAATGGAATTCCTCATGGATGATAAGCAGAATTTCTACTTCATGGAGATGAATACCCGTATTCAGGTTGAGCACCCGGTTACAGAAATGGTCACCGGAATTGATCTGATTAAAGAGCAGATTAAGTCTGCCGCAGGCGAAAAATTACGCTTACAGCAGGACGATATAAAAATAACCGGCGCTTGCATCGAGTGCCGCATTAACGCTGAAGATTACAGCAATAATTTCATGCCTTCTCCCGGGAAGATTGAATTCTTAAACCTTCCCGGAGGCCCGGGGGTGCGCGTGGACACGCACGTGTATTCCGGGTATCAGATTTCTCCTTATTACGATTCTTTGGCAGCAAAACTTATTTGCTATGGGAAAAACAGGCAGGAGGCGTTAAAGACGATGCGCCGCGCCCTGGGAGAGTTTATAATTTCCCCAATTAAAACTACTGTAGATTTTCATCAGGCGCTTCTTGATAACGAGCTTTTTGTCAAGGGTGACATCTCCACGCATTTTGTGCAGGATAAAATGCTCAAAGAAGAAAAGCAAGAGGAGTAA
- a CDS encoding D-sedoheptulose 7-phosphate isomerase, with product MRDRIQDVLLESIHVKETILRNQISEIKAMAEIMIEALRKGGKVILFGNGGSAGDCQHIAAELVGRFKKDRGALAGIALTTNTSIITSLANDYGYDVVFAKQVEALGQKNDIALGISTSGKAKNVALGLKQAKKMGLKTIAWSGGDGGEICRIADVSFVVPSSITARVQEAHITVGHIICELIEQELCQA from the coding sequence ATGAGAGATAGAATACAGGACGTGTTATTGGAAAGTATTCATGTAAAAGAAACTATTTTGCGTAATCAGATAAGTGAGATCAAGGCCATGGCTGAGATTATGATTGAAGCCCTAAGGAAAGGTGGCAAGGTTATTCTTTTTGGCAACGGGGGTTCTGCTGGGGATTGTCAGCATATTGCCGCGGAGCTAGTAGGCAGGTTTAAAAAAGATAGAGGGGCTTTAGCCGGGATCGCGCTTACCACTAATACCTCTATTATAACTTCTTTGGCTAATGATTACGGATATGATGTTGTTTTCGCCAAGCAGGTTGAGGCCTTAGGCCAGAAAAACGATATTGCCTTGGGCATATCCACAAGCGGCAAAGCCAAGAATGTGGCGTTGGGTTTAAAACAGGCCAAGAAAATGGGCTTAAAAACCATTGCCTGGAGCGGAGGCGACGGAGGAGAGATCTGCCGTATTGCTGATGTATCCTTTGTGGTCCCGTCCAGCATTACCGCGCGCGTGCAGGAAGCGCACATTACCGTGGGCCATATCATATGCGAACTGATAGAGCAGGAACTTTGTCAGGCCTGA
- a CDS encoding DUF1844 domain-containing protein encodes MDNNPQEKKVDDSWKEKVDKEKEETASKQEEFAPINPDFKFFITTLALQAAISLGDIPNPATNKKEQDLVQSKFMIDTLTMLQEKTKGNLNEEESKLLENVLYELRMQYVSKAKKE; translated from the coding sequence ATGGATAACAATCCGCAAGAAAAAAAAGTGGACGATTCATGGAAAGAAAAGGTAGATAAGGAAAAAGAAGAAACAGCAAGCAAGCAGGAAGAATTTGCGCCGATTAACCCCGATTTTAAATTTTTTATCACTACCCTGGCTTTACAAGCGGCGATTTCTTTGGGAGATATCCCGAATCCCGCAACTAATAAGAAAGAGCAGGATCTGGTGCAATCAAAGTTTATGATCGATACCTTGACTATGCTGCAAGAAAAAACAAAAGGCAACCTTAACGAAGAGGAGAGCAAGCTTTTAGAAAATGTTTTGTATGAATTAAGGATGCAATACGTTTCTAAGGCCAAAAAGGAGTAG
- the aroQ gene encoding type II 3-dehydroquinate dehydratase: protein MKKILVIHGPNLDLLGKREPQVYGRVTLDQINKSLKKTAKSLGLSLSIFQSNHEGKLVDLIGKSKGKFSGILINPAAYTHTSVAIRDAIAACGVVTVEVHLSNIHCREEFRRNCLITPVVKGTILGFGAASYILGLKALKQCLDDTANP, encoded by the coding sequence ATGAAAAAAATCTTGGTCATCCACGGTCCCAATCTGGATCTTCTGGGCAAAAGAGAGCCGCAGGTTTACGGCCGGGTTACTCTGGATCAAATTAACAAAAGCCTGAAGAAAACAGCTAAATCTCTGGGCTTAAGCCTTTCTATTTTCCAGTCTAACCACGAGGGTAAGCTGGTGGATTTAATCGGCAAGTCAAAAGGAAAATTTAGCGGTATTTTGATAAACCCGGCCGCTTACACGCATACAAGCGTTGCCATCCGTGATGCTATCGCCGCCTGTGGCGTTGTGACGGTAGAAGTGCATCTTTCCAATATCCATTGCCGCGAAGAATTCCGCCGTAATTGCCTTATCACCCCTGTTGTCAAGGGCACGATTTTAGGTTTTGGCGCGGCAAGCTACATTTTAGGCTTAAAAGCTTTAAAACAATGCCTTGATGATACAGCTAATCCATAG
- the amrB gene encoding AmmeMemoRadiSam system protein B → MSSPNLRQAKFSGRFYPADREGLKDQINGFLDGFLADKKEALACMLPHAGYAYSGKVCAQTLASIDLSRVKTVVLLGPNHTGRGVAWSIMPKGAWQTALGQAEIDEEFSGRLIKEADFLQPDCLAHESEHSIEVQLPMLQYFKSDFSIVPICIGIQDITNLLCLGEAIAHAAEESKPPGSLLLAVSSDMTHYEPQARAKEKDKAAIKAILNMDIEGLIQAVTTLDISMCGFGPAVAMLSYAKASGAKSAQLIKYQTSGDVSGDKDAVVGYAGITIS, encoded by the coding sequence ATGTCCAGCCCCAATTTGAGGCAGGCAAAGTTCTCCGGAAGATTCTATCCTGCCGACCGGGAAGGCTTAAAAGATCAGATAAACGGTTTTTTAGACGGTTTCTTGGCGGATAAAAAAGAGGCGCTTGCCTGCATGCTTCCCCACGCGGGATACGCTTATTCAGGTAAGGTTTGCGCTCAGACTCTGGCAAGCATAGATTTAAGCCGGGTAAAAACCGTTGTTTTGCTGGGGCCAAACCATACCGGCAGAGGCGTTGCTTGGAGCATAATGCCTAAGGGTGCCTGGCAGACTGCGTTAGGGCAGGCCGAAATAGACGAAGAGTTTTCTGGCCGGCTTATAAAAGAAGCGGATTTCTTGCAGCCGGATTGCTTAGCGCACGAATCAGAGCATTCCATAGAAGTACAGCTTCCTATGCTGCAGTATTTTAAAAGTGATTTTAGCATTGTTCCTATTTGTATCGGAATTCAGGATATAACTAATTTATTATGTTTGGGTGAAGCCATTGCCCATGCGGCAGAAGAAAGCAAGCCGCCCGGGTCATTGCTTTTAGCGGTTAGTTCCGACATGACCCATTATGAGCCTCAGGCCCGGGCCAAGGAAAAAGACAAGGCCGCGATAAAAGCAATACTTAATATGGATATTGAGGGCCTGATCCAGGCTGTAACCACTCTTGATATTTCTATGTGCGGTTTTGGCCCGGCAGTAGCAATGCTTTCTTACGCTAAGGCCTCTGGCGCAAAAAGCGCCCAATTGATCAAATATCAGACATCAGGGGATGTTTCCGGCGATAAAGACGCGGTAGTCGGTTATGCCGGCATAACAATTTCTTAA
- a CDS encoding thiamine-phosphate pyrophosphorylase produces MRKAKADCINRILDANANRLKEGWRVCEEVSRFILNDRLLSAGFKRMRHKTDILLKELLSCAFLESRDSLKDVGLKCKQPSEFARKNWQDIFFANMQRVKESLRVLEEFSKLKSGPVSLQFKRIRYGAYELEKRTVKKILSLRDIRHRGAEK; encoded by the coding sequence TTGAGAAAAGCAAAAGCTGATTGCATTAACCGGATACTGGACGCTAACGCTAACCGTTTAAAAGAGGGCTGGCGGGTGTGTGAAGAAGTGTCCCGGTTTATCCTGAATGACCGTCTTTTAAGCGCCGGTTTTAAAAGGATGCGCCACAAGACAGATATCCTTTTAAAAGAGCTTTTAAGCTGCGCTTTCTTAGAGTCGCGGGACAGCCTGAAAGACGTGGGCCTAAAATGCAAGCAGCCTTCGGAATTTGCGCGCAAGAATTGGCAGGATATATTTTTTGCCAATATGCAAAGGGTCAAAGAGTCGTTGCGGGTATTAGAAGAGTTTTCTAAATTAAAAAGCGGCCCGGTTTCATTGCAATTTAAGCGTATCCGTTATGGCGCCTACGAGTTGGAGAAAAGAACGGTTAAAAAAATCCTTAGTCTGCGTGATATTAGACACAGGGGTGCTGAAAAATAA
- the thiE gene encoding thiamine phosphate synthase produces MASRRLAGGAACMVQFRAKDKTPDEIYSLASELKKIFEEKGVIFIINDHLEIAHLLDVDGLHVGQSDTHARLARSILGQDKIIGVSCSNLKEAILAQEAGADYLGVGAVFATPTKSDAQTTSLKTITDISRKIKLPFFAIGGVTRDNISRVVSCGVRKVAVCRDVLEAKDMAKAVAVLKEKLR; encoded by the coding sequence ATGGCATCCCGCAGGCTTGCCGGGGGGGCAGCCTGCATGGTCCAGTTCAGGGCCAAAGATAAAACCCCGGATGAGATTTATAGTTTAGCATCAGAATTAAAAAAGATCTTTGAAGAAAAAGGCGTTATTTTTATTATTAATGATCATCTTGAAATAGCGCATTTGCTGGATGTTGACGGGCTTCACGTCGGACAAAGCGATACGCACGCGCGTTTGGCAAGAAGTATTTTGGGGCAAGATAAAATAATCGGTGTTTCCTGTTCTAATTTAAAAGAAGCGATTCTTGCCCAAGAAGCTGGCGCGGATTATTTAGGCGTTGGCGCGGTGTTTGCCACGCCCACCAAATCCGACGCGCAAACGACAAGCCTTAAAACAATAACCGATATTTCAAGGAAAATAAAGCTGCCATTTTTTGCTATAGGCGGGGTAACCAGGGATAATATATCAAGGGTGGTTTCCTGCGGAGTAAGAAAAGTGGCGGTCTGCAGAGACGTTCTTGAAGCCAAAGATATGGCAAAAGCAGTAGCCGTTCTAAAGGAAAAACTAAGATGA
- a CDS encoding Trm112 family protein — MLDKELLDILACPACKGDVEYDQKDSKIICKSCGRKYPVREGVPVMLIDEAEK, encoded by the coding sequence ATGCTTGATAAGGAATTGCTGGATATCTTGGCTTGTCCGGCCTGCAAGGGCGATGTGGAATATGACCAGAAAGACAGTAAGATTATCTGTAAATCCTGTGGGAGGAAATATCCGGTGCGCGAAGGCGTGCCTGTCATGTTGATCGATGAAGCAGAAAAATAA
- the rpsU gene encoding 30S ribosomal protein S21, with amino-acid sequence MSQVEVRKDEPFEAALRRFKRQIEQEGILREVRDRKHYEKPSEKKRKKQRRR; translated from the coding sequence TTGTCACAGGTAGAAGTCAGGAAAGATGAGCCGTTCGAAGCCGCTCTTAGGCGTTTCAAAAGGCAGATTGAGCAAGAGGGCATCTTAAGGGAAGTGCGCGACCGCAAGCATTACGAGAAGCCAAGCGAGAAAAAAAGAAAGAAGCAGAGAAGAAGGTAG
- the accB gene encoding acetyl-CoA carboxylase biotin carboxyl carrier protein translates to MNLKEIKEMLNLMSENDLVELEIEKEGMRVRLKKMGSGSLEHHAPIMIERQNTAQLSSSGQPVVKPQEQADSSRSVEIKSPMVGTFYRAPSPEAPPYIEVGQIVEPGQVICIIEAMKLMNEIKSEIKGRVAEVLADNAEPVEYGQSLFLVEPV, encoded by the coding sequence ATGAATTTAAAAGAAATCAAGGAAATGCTTAATTTGATGAGTGAGAATGACCTGGTTGAGCTTGAGATTGAAAAAGAAGGCATGCGCGTGCGCCTGAAGAAGATGGGCTCTGGCAGTCTTGAACATCACGCGCCGATTATGATTGAAAGGCAGAATACCGCGCAGCTTTCTTCAAGCGGCCAGCCTGTTGTTAAGCCTCAAGAGCAGGCGGATTCCTCCCGCTCTGTAGAAATTAAATCTCCCATGGTGGGGACTTTTTATCGCGCTCCTTCTCCGGAGGCGCCTCCTTATATTGAGGTGGGGCAGATAGTTGAACCGGGCCAGGTTATTTGCATTATTGAAGCCATGAAATTAATGAACGAAATAAAATCAGAGATCAAAGGCCGGGTTGCGGAAGTCTTGGCGGATAATGCCGAACCGGTTGAATACGGGCAGTCGTTGTTTCTGGTGGAGCCGGTATAA
- a CDS encoding sensor domain-containing diguanylate cyclase — protein sequence MIEELTKAKLELERTKNELAILYEISNAMRTTLKLEEILYIILTGVTAHTGLGFNRAILFLVNDAEGIIEGKMAIGPENGEEAHTVWKRIEQEQMDLEDLISAYKFAQPVIVESSFNQQIRRIKVPLREHSGGILALSVSEGMPLHLNEETIVNYKDDQIIKALHSNEIVVVPLKAKDKVNGIILADNFITRKPITKDDIRLLIMLANQAGLAIENSQLYEKTVMRAHTDYLTDLCNHGHFQYLLQSEMEKAKATKTLLSLVMIDIDDFKVYNDKLGHQAGDGILKQLSCILKNHSRKMDYVCRYGGEEFTLILPQTDKDTAYAIAERLRQDIFKHPFINEEILPNKKLTVSIGIATFPQDAQNPSELILHSDKMLYQAKHKGKNTTC from the coding sequence ATGATAGAAGAACTTACAAAAGCAAAACTGGAACTTGAGCGCACCAAGAATGAGCTGGCGATCCTTTACGAGATATCCAACGCCATGCGCACGACCTTAAAACTGGAGGAGATCCTCTACATCATCTTAACCGGGGTCACCGCGCATACAGGTTTGGGGTTTAACCGCGCCATACTTTTTCTGGTCAATGACGCCGAAGGCATAATTGAAGGGAAAATGGCTATCGGCCCGGAGAATGGCGAAGAAGCGCACACTGTCTGGAAAAGGATTGAACAGGAGCAGATGGACCTTGAAGACTTAATAAGCGCCTATAAATTCGCCCAGCCGGTGATAGTAGAATCCAGTTTCAACCAGCAAATAAGAAGGATCAAGGTCCCTCTCAGGGAGCATTCGGGAGGGATTTTGGCGTTAAGCGTTTCTGAAGGCATGCCGCTGCATCTGAATGAAGAAACTATTGTCAATTATAAAGACGACCAAATCATTAAAGCTTTACACAGCAATGAAATCGTGGTTGTGCCGCTAAAAGCCAAAGATAAGGTAAACGGGATCATCCTTGCGGACAATTTTATCACCAGAAAACCTATAACTAAAGACGATATCCGCCTGTTAATCATGCTTGCCAACCAGGCCGGCCTGGCAATTGAAAACTCACAGCTGTATGAAAAAACCGTGATGCGCGCGCACACAGATTACTTAACCGACCTGTGCAACCACGGCCACTTCCAATACCTTCTTCAGTCGGAAATGGAAAAGGCCAAAGCCACAAAAACACTTCTTAGTCTGGTTATGATCGATATAGACGATTTTAAGGTTTATAACGATAAACTCGGGCATCAGGCAGGAGACGGAATCTTAAAACAGCTAAGCTGTATATTGAAAAATCATTCCCGGAAAATGGATTATGTCTGCCGTTATGGCGGAGAAGAATTTACTTTGATCTTGCCTCAAACGGATAAGGACACTGCTTATGCAATCGCCGAAAGGCTAAGGCAGGATATTTTCAAGCATCCGTTTATTAACGAAGAGATACTTCCTAATAAAAAACTTACTGTCAGTATCGGTATTGCCACATTCCCGCAAGACGCCCAAAACCCATCAGAGCTTATCCTGCACTCCGATAAAATGCTTTATCAGGCAAAGCACAAAGGCAAAAACACCACCTGTTAA
- a CDS encoding aminopeptidase P family protein: MIQLIHRLKEKKLDAILVSCQQNISYLLNYPSRDSYLIFSGSGNFYFTDSRYTHQARKALGGSCMVIEFNGSFAQTISSWIKKLKFKSIAFEERKLSYAEYQLIRKGLDYYQEMIPTFGIVESLRAIKTAFEIAKIRRAVDIAIEAFGFAAEVIKPEVKEIEVCSKLESFIRCRGATGASFQIIVASGENSSFPHHISSSRKIKNNEPVLLDMGADYQGYKSDLTRVFFLGKIKNSFSNIYNVVLEAQKKAIQALQNGQRRPDKIDEVARDHIKNKGFGRFFKHSLGHGVGLEVHESPNLSKYETSCLKPGMVFTVEPAIYLPGKFGVRIEDMCLITKNKVEVLSGALNK; encoded by the coding sequence ATGATACAGCTAATCCATAGACTAAAAGAAAAGAAGCTTGACGCTATTCTTGTTTCCTGCCAGCAGAATATTTCTTACCTATTAAATTATCCTAGCAGGGATTCTTATTTGATTTTCTCCGGATCAGGGAATTTCTATTTTACTGATTCGCGTTATACCCACCAAGCGCGAAAAGCGCTTGGCGGTTCATGCATGGTAATTGAATTCAACGGTTCTTTTGCCCAGACGATATCCTCTTGGATTAAGAAATTAAAGTTCAAAAGCATTGCTTTTGAGGAAAGAAAGCTTTCTTATGCCGAATATCAGCTTATAAGAAAAGGCCTTGATTATTACCAGGAGATGATCCCTACTTTCGGGATAGTAGAGTCTTTGCGGGCAATAAAGACAGCTTTTGAAATAGCAAAAATACGCCGTGCTGTGGATATCGCAATCGAAGCCTTTGGTTTTGCCGCGGAAGTGATCAAGCCGGAAGTCAAAGAGATAGAAGTATGTTCTAAACTGGAGTCGTTTATCCGTTGCCGGGGGGCAACTGGCGCCAGTTTCCAGATTATTGTGGCTTCTGGAGAGAATTCCAGCTTCCCGCACCATATAAGCTCAAGCCGAAAGATAAAGAATAACGAGCCGGTGCTTTTGGATATGGGGGCGGATTATCAAGGCTATAAATCCGACTTGACAAGGGTCTTTTTTTTAGGTAAAATTAAAAATTCATTCTCTAATATATATAATGTAGTATTAGAGGCGCAAAAGAAGGCGATTCAGGCGCTGCAAAATGGGCAGAGGAGGCCTGACAAGATAGATGAAGTTGCCCGGGATCATATCAAAAATAAGGGGTTTGGCCGTTTTTTCAAGCATAGCCTTGGGCATGGCGTGGGCCTAGAAGTCCATGAATCTCCAAACCTATCCAAATATGAAACTTCTTGCCTTAAGCCGGGCATGGTTTTTACCGTTGAGCCGGCAATTTATCTTCCGGGCAAGTTCGGGGTAAGAATAGAAGACATGTGTTTAATAACTAAGAATAAAGTGGAGGTTCTAAGTGGCGCTCTCAATAAATGA
- the efp gene encoding elongation factor P encodes MALSINEVKVGVTIFVDSQVWLVVDTQHVKPGKGAAFVRAKLRNLKNSSIQDMTFRGDEKVEEAFVEERKLQYQYSSGDTFHFMDQETFEDISIPEEALAERKKFLKDNIDVSAYFYKDDLLNVNLPNFIECVVKSSEPGIRGDTAKSGTKPAMLETGAVIQVPLFINEGDKIKVDTRTGSYVERVP; translated from the coding sequence GTGGCGCTCTCAATAAATGAAGTCAAAGTCGGAGTAACTATATTTGTGGACAGCCAAGTATGGCTTGTAGTAGATACCCAGCATGTAAAGCCGGGCAAGGGAGCGGCATTTGTGCGCGCGAAACTGCGCAATCTTAAGAATTCCAGTATTCAGGATATGACCTTTCGGGGCGATGAAAAAGTTGAAGAGGCATTTGTGGAGGAGCGCAAGCTTCAATATCAATATTCAAGCGGCGATACCTTCCATTTTATGGACCAGGAGACATTTGAAGATATCTCTATTCCCGAGGAGGCGTTAGCAGAGAGAAAGAAATTCCTCAAGGATAACATTGATGTGAGCGCCTATTTCTATAAGGACGATCTTTTAAACGTTAATCTGCCTAATTTCATTGAATGTGTGGTTAAAAGTTCTGAGCCGGGTATCCGCGGAGATACCGCCAAAAGCGGCACAAAGCCGGCGATGCTGGAAACTGGAGCGGTAATACAGGTGCCGCTTTTTATCAATGAGGGAGACAAGATCAAAGTTGATACGCGCACTGGCTCATACGTAGAACGGGTACCTTAA